Proteins encoded within one genomic window of Mycolicibacterium aubagnense:
- the pyrF gene encoding orotidine-5'-phosphate decarboxylase → MSFGPKLRAAMAQRGPLCLGIDPHPELLSAWGLPVSADGVARFSDICVEAFAGFAIVKPQVAFFEAYGSAGFAVLERTIAGLQDAGVLVLADAKRGDIGSTMAAYAQAWAGDSPLAADAVTASPYLGFGSLRPLLDLAAANGRGVFVLAATSNPEGASVQRAMAGGRTVAQSIVDSVATVNNAAGAGSVGVVVGATLAEVPDLSQLGGPVLLPGVGAQGGRPDALAGLGGARPGTLLPAVSREVLRAGPDVAAVRAAGERLRDAVAYLAG, encoded by the coding sequence GTGAGTTTCGGGCCCAAACTGCGCGCCGCCATGGCGCAGCGGGGTCCGCTGTGCCTCGGCATCGACCCGCACCCGGAGCTCCTGAGCGCCTGGGGTCTGCCGGTGTCGGCGGACGGCGTGGCCAGGTTCAGTGACATCTGCGTCGAGGCGTTCGCGGGCTTCGCGATCGTCAAGCCGCAGGTCGCGTTCTTCGAGGCCTACGGGTCGGCGGGCTTCGCGGTGCTGGAGCGGACCATCGCCGGGTTGCAGGACGCCGGGGTGCTGGTGCTGGCCGACGCCAAGCGTGGTGACATCGGATCGACCATGGCCGCCTATGCCCAGGCCTGGGCCGGCGATTCGCCGCTGGCGGCCGACGCGGTGACGGCGTCGCCGTACCTGGGCTTCGGCTCGCTGCGGCCGCTGCTCGACCTCGCGGCCGCCAACGGCCGCGGGGTGTTCGTGCTGGCCGCCACGTCCAACCCGGAGGGCGCGTCCGTGCAGCGCGCGATGGCCGGTGGGCGCACGGTGGCGCAGTCGATCGTCGATTCCGTCGCGACAGTGAACAACGCCGCCGGTGCTGGCTCGGTTGGCGTCGTCGTGGGTGCGACGCTGGCGGAGGTTCCGGATCTGTCCCAGCTGGGCGGACCGGTGCTGCTGCCCGGCGTCGGCGCTCAGGGCGGACGCCCGGACGCGCTCGCCGGACTCGGCGGAGCCCGGCCCGGCACGCTGCTGCCCGCGGTATCCCGCGAGGTGCTCCGTGCTGGACCGGACGTCGCCGCCGTGCGCGCAGCGGGGGAGCGGCTGCGCGACGCGGTGGCCTACCTGGCCGGATAA
- the mihF gene encoding integration host factor, actinobacterial type: MALPQLTDEQRAAALEKAAAARRARAELKDRLKRGGTNLKQVLTDAETDEVLGKMKVSALLEALPKVGKVKAQEIMTELEIAPTRRLRGLGDRQRKALLEKFDFS, encoded by the coding sequence GTGGCCCTTCCCCAGTTGACCGACGAACAGCGCGCGGCAGCGTTGGAGAAGGCTGCTGCCGCACGTCGAGCACGTGCCGAGTTGAAAGACCGGCTCAAGCGCGGCGGCACCAACCTCAAGCAGGTCCTGACGGACGCCGAGACCGATGAGGTCCTCGGCAAGATGAAGGTTTCGGCTCTGCTGGAAGCCCTGCCCAAGGTCGGCAAGGTCAAGGCGCAGGAGATCATGACCGAGCTGGAGATCGCTCCGACCCGCCGTTTGCGCGGCCTGGGTGACCGTCAGCGCAAGGCCCTGCTGGAAAAGTTCGACTTTTCTTGA
- the gmk gene encoding guanylate kinase, protein MNRVVVLSGPSAVGKSTVVRCLREQVPDLHFSVSATTRAARPGEVDGVDYTFVSAAEFQRLIDEGELLEWAEIHGGLQRSGTPARPVREAIAAGHPVLIEVDLAGARAIKESMPEVLTVFLAPPSWAELESRLVGRGTESAEVQARRLDTARAEMAAQDSFDVTVVNSQLESACAELVSLLVGR, encoded by the coding sequence ATGAACCGTGTTGTTGTGCTGTCCGGCCCCTCTGCCGTGGGTAAGTCCACGGTCGTGCGCTGCCTGCGCGAGCAGGTGCCCGACCTGCATTTCAGTGTTTCCGCCACGACGCGCGCAGCGCGCCCGGGCGAGGTCGACGGTGTCGACTACACGTTTGTCTCGGCCGCGGAGTTCCAGCGCCTCATCGATGAGGGTGAGCTGCTCGAATGGGCCGAAATCCATGGGGGGCTGCAGCGCTCCGGCACCCCCGCCCGGCCCGTCCGGGAAGCCATCGCCGCTGGTCACCCGGTGCTTATCGAGGTCGATCTGGCCGGCGCCCGGGCCATCAAAGAATCCATGCCCGAGGTGTTGACGGTGTTCCTCGCGCCGCCCAGCTGGGCTGAGCTGGAGAGCCGGCTCGTCGGTCGCGGCACCGAGAGCGCCGAGGTGCAAGCCCGTCGTCTGGATACCGCGCGGGCCGAAATGGCCGCTCAGGACAGTTTCGATGTGACTGTTGTGAACAGTCAGTTGGAATCTGCCTGTGCAGAATTGGTATCCTTGCTGGTGGGCCGCTGA
- the rpoZ gene encoding DNA-directed RNA polymerase subunit omega, with the protein MSTTVESIDSDAAIAYDTPLGITNPPIDELLDRVSSKYALVIYAAKRARQINDYYNQLGDGILEYVGPLVEPGLQEKPLSIAMREIHGDLLEHTEGE; encoded by the coding sequence GTGAGCACCACTGTCGAGAGCATCGACTCCGACGCCGCCATCGCCTACGACACGCCGCTGGGTATCACCAACCCGCCCATCGACGAGCTGCTGGATCGCGTGTCGAGCAAGTACGCGCTGGTGATCTACGCCGCGAAGCGTGCGCGCCAGATCAACGACTACTACAACCAACTCGGCGACGGCATCCTCGAGTACGTCGGCCCCCTGGTCGAGCCGGGCCTGCAGGAGAAGCCGCTGTCGATCGCCATGCGCGAAATCCACGGCGACCTGCTCGAGCACACCGAGGGCGAGTAA
- the coaBC gene encoding bifunctional phosphopantothenoylcysteine decarboxylase/phosphopantothenate--cysteine ligase CoaBC gives MADRKRIVVGVAGGIAAYKACTLVRQLSEAGHSVRVVPTESALKFVGAATFEALSGNPVHTGVFEDVSEVPHVRFGQQADLVVVAPATADLMARAVAGRGDDLLTATLLTARCPVLFAPAMHTEMWMHPATVDNVATLRRRGVVVLEPASGRLTGADSGAGRLPEAEEITTFAQLLLERGDALPRDLAGVKVVVTAGGTREAIDPVRFIGNRSSGKQGYAVARVMAQRGAEVTLVAGNTAGLVDPAGVDVVHISSAAQLRDAVFKYVADAHVLVMAAAVADFRPTEVATTKIKKRHGPGEADDAPVIELTRTDDILAGAVRSRTDGQLPNLRAIVGFAAETGDANGDVLFHARAKLQRKGCDLLVVNAVGNGRAFEVDVNDGWLLAADGAESALEHGSKTLMASRIADAITAFLRGKDE, from the coding sequence ATGGCCGACCGCAAGCGCATCGTCGTCGGAGTCGCCGGAGGTATCGCCGCTTACAAGGCCTGCACCCTGGTTCGTCAGCTGAGCGAGGCCGGTCATTCGGTCCGCGTCGTGCCGACCGAGTCGGCGCTGAAGTTCGTCGGCGCTGCCACCTTTGAAGCGCTGTCCGGCAATCCCGTGCACACGGGAGTGTTCGAGGACGTCTCCGAGGTACCCCACGTCCGGTTCGGTCAGCAGGCCGACCTGGTCGTGGTTGCACCGGCCACCGCCGATCTGATGGCACGCGCGGTGGCGGGCCGCGGCGACGATCTGTTGACCGCAACCTTGCTCACCGCGCGCTGTCCGGTGCTGTTCGCCCCGGCAATGCACACCGAGATGTGGATGCACCCGGCCACCGTCGACAACGTCGCCACCTTGCGGCGCCGCGGCGTCGTGGTACTGGAACCTGCGTCCGGGCGTCTCACCGGCGCCGACAGCGGTGCGGGACGGCTGCCTGAGGCCGAAGAGATCACCACGTTCGCCCAGCTGCTTCTGGAGCGCGGTGACGCGCTGCCCCGGGACCTGGCCGGGGTGAAGGTCGTCGTCACGGCAGGAGGCACCCGCGAGGCCATCGACCCTGTCCGCTTCATCGGGAACCGCAGTTCGGGCAAGCAGGGCTACGCCGTGGCCCGCGTCATGGCCCAGCGTGGCGCCGAGGTCACCCTGGTCGCCGGCAATACCGCCGGCCTGGTGGACCCGGCCGGCGTCGACGTCGTGCACATCAGCTCGGCGGCGCAGCTGCGGGATGCAGTCTTCAAGTACGTGGCCGATGCGCACGTCCTCGTGATGGCCGCCGCGGTCGCCGATTTCCGTCCTACCGAGGTAGCGACCACCAAGATCAAAAAGCGGCACGGTCCCGGCGAAGCGGACGACGCGCCCGTCATCGAACTGACCCGGACCGACGACATCCTGGCCGGCGCGGTGCGGTCCCGCACCGACGGTCAGCTGCCGAACCTGCGTGCCATCGTCGGATTCGCCGCCGAGACCGGCGATGCGAACGGCGACGTGCTGTTCCACGCCCGGGCGAAGCTGCAGCGCAAAGGCTGTGACCTGCTGGTTGTCAACGCGGTGGGAAACGGCCGGGCCTTCGAGGTCGACGTCAACGACGGTTGGCTGTTGGCTGCGGACGGGGCCGAGTCGGCGCTG